A section of the Pedobacter sp. HDW13 genome encodes:
- a CDS encoding NAD(P)/FAD-dependent oxidoreductase: MDADAIIIGAGACGLMCAVQAGYLGKRVIVLEKNEKPGAKILISGGGRCNYTNQFASAEQFISANPHFVKSAFTQWTVEDTISFFETYGIEGKEKTLGQLFPDDKNAKDVVEVFTSICQDFGQEIRCNAAVNDIEILDDCFKVSYEKNGKTIVITAEKLVIASGGLPIPKMGATDFALRFARKNGLKIIETAPALVPLTITGKDEEWFAQLSGNSVFCEVSNEEIAFEENILFTHWGLSGPAILQISSFWRRGETIRINLLPNHDIVELLDDERKTNGKTLLSTFLHRFYTRKFTDALGKFLPLNKPVAALTKAELDLIEQTIHYFKVKPAGDKGYDKAEVMRGGIDTSEISSKTLECKKIPNLFFGGECMDVTGWLGGYNFQWAWASGFVIAQNL; the protein is encoded by the coding sequence ATGGATGCAGATGCGATAATTATTGGGGCGGGTGCCTGTGGATTGATGTGTGCAGTGCAGGCGGGCTATCTTGGCAAGCGGGTAATTGTACTCGAAAAAAATGAAAAACCAGGAGCCAAAATCTTAATTTCTGGTGGCGGTCGTTGTAATTATACCAACCAATTCGCATCAGCTGAGCAGTTTATATCTGCCAATCCGCATTTCGTAAAATCGGCCTTTACCCAATGGACGGTTGAAGATACCATTAGTTTTTTTGAAACATACGGCATTGAAGGAAAGGAAAAAACTTTAGGTCAGCTATTCCCTGATGATAAAAATGCAAAAGATGTGGTGGAAGTTTTTACTTCAATATGTCAGGATTTTGGTCAGGAAATTAGGTGTAATGCTGCGGTAAACGATATTGAAATACTGGATGATTGTTTTAAAGTGAGTTACGAAAAGAACGGAAAAACAATAGTTATAACAGCCGAAAAACTGGTTATAGCAAGTGGAGGACTACCCATTCCTAAAATGGGGGCTACTGATTTTGCCCTGCGTTTTGCACGTAAAAACGGACTTAAAATAATAGAAACTGCGCCTGCTTTGGTACCGCTAACCATTACCGGTAAAGACGAAGAATGGTTTGCACAACTTTCTGGCAATTCAGTTTTCTGCGAAGTGAGTAATGAAGAAATCGCTTTTGAAGAAAATATTCTTTTTACGCACTGGGGCTTAAGTGGTCCGGCTATTTTGCAAATTTCTTCTTTCTGGAGACGGGGAGAAACAATCCGCATCAATTTGTTGCCCAACCATGATATCGTTGAGTTGTTAGATGATGAACGTAAAACAAATGGAAAAACCTTATTATCTACCTTTTTGCATCGTTTTTACACCAGGAAATTTACCGATGCATTGGGCAAGTTTTTACCTTTAAACAAACCTGTTGCAGCTTTAACCAAAGCAGAACTCGATTTAATTGAGCAAACCATCCATTATTTTAAGGTGAAACCTGCAGGCGATAAAGGCTACGATAAAGCCGAAGTAATGCGCGGTGGGATTGATACCAGTGAAATTTCTTCTAAAACCCTCGAATGTAAAAAAATCCCAAACCTGTTTTTCGGCGGCGAATGTATGGATGTTACCGGTTGGCTGGGTGGCTATAATTTTCAGTGGGCCTGGGCAAGTGGCTTTGTGATTGCGCAGAATTTGTAA
- a CDS encoding radical SAM protein, whose protein sequence is MKTELFVVTPPFTQLNTPYPATAYIKGFLNTKNITSTQADLGIEVILKLFSKKGLQDLFSHAAQGRSVDGGKAISDNARRIHALQDEYLKTIDAVIAFLQGKNPTLALQICSDDFLPQASRFSQLEELDWAFGAMGTQDKAKHLATLYLEDISDYIVECIDDNFGFSRYAERLGRSANSFDELYEALAQTPTYIDQILISVLKEKIEAVDPKLFLISVPFPGNLYSAFRCAQWVKANHPEVKISMGGGFPNTELRSLSDVRVFEFFDFITLDDGELPIELLYHNITHPTPAAAHFYKRTFLLEDGKVVYRNDAFRNDYKQADVGTPDYSDLLLDRYISVIEIVNPMHRMWSDGRWNKLTMAHGCYWGKCTFCDISLDYIKVYEPVAAKLIVDRIEDLYKKTGQNGFHFVDEAAPPALMREVALEIIRRKLAVTWWTNIRFEKSFTRDLCLLLKASGCIAVSGGLEVASDRLLKLIDKGVTVEQVARVTRNFTEAGIMVHAYLMYGYPTQTVQETVDSLEMVRQLFEAGVLQSGFWHQFAMTAHSPVGMYPEKFGVVKETETIGTFANNDINYIDKTGIDHNKFSFGLKKSLFNFMHGICFDYELQDWFDFKIPRTKIPADFIERALNDDQNFNTKPTAKVVWIGGKPEVDYFTKSKKGNTWELASLTFHDKKETFTVQANKNEGEWLANILTKIAISNEGVSTFQDIKADFERERENFELFWYSKPINTLREYGLLVL, encoded by the coding sequence TTGAAAACAGAACTTTTTGTTGTTACGCCACCTTTTACCCAACTGAATACTCCTTATCCAGCCACAGCGTATATCAAAGGATTTCTGAATACCAAAAACATTACTTCAACACAGGCTGATTTAGGTATCGAAGTTATTTTGAAGCTATTTTCGAAAAAAGGATTGCAGGATTTATTCAGTCATGCAGCGCAGGGTAGAAGTGTGGATGGTGGGAAGGCAATAAGTGATAACGCCAGGCGTATTCATGCCTTGCAGGATGAGTATTTAAAAACAATTGATGCGGTAATAGCTTTTTTGCAGGGGAAAAACCCAACCCTGGCATTACAAATCTGCAGCGACGATTTTCTCCCACAGGCTTCGCGTTTTTCGCAACTGGAAGAACTCGACTGGGCTTTTGGCGCCATGGGTACACAGGATAAAGCCAAGCACCTGGCTACGCTTTATCTTGAAGACATATCTGACTATATCGTAGAATGTATCGATGATAACTTTGGTTTTAGCCGTTACGCTGAGCGTTTGGGCAGGAGTGCCAATTCTTTCGACGAATTATATGAAGCTTTAGCCCAGACACCAACCTATATCGATCAGATCCTGATTTCGGTATTAAAAGAGAAGATTGAAGCTGTTGACCCAAAGCTATTCCTGATTTCGGTGCCTTTTCCCGGCAATTTGTACAGTGCTTTCCGCTGTGCCCAATGGGTTAAAGCCAATCATCCCGAAGTTAAGATTTCAATGGGTGGTGGTTTCCCCAATACTGAGCTGAGATCGTTGTCAGATGTACGCGTGTTCGAATTCTTCGATTTTATCACTTTAGATGATGGCGAACTGCCTATCGAACTGCTGTATCATAATATTACCCATCCCACCCCTGCAGCAGCTCACTTTTACAAAAGAACATTTCTGCTCGAAGATGGAAAGGTGGTTTACCGCAACGATGCTTTCAGAAATGACTACAAGCAGGCCGATGTAGGCACACCAGATTACAGTGATCTGCTACTTGACCGCTATATTTCAGTAATTGAAATCGTAAACCCGATGCACCGCATGTGGAGCGATGGCCGATGGAACAAACTAACCATGGCGCATGGCTGCTATTGGGGAAAATGTACTTTTTGCGATATTTCTTTAGATTATATTAAGGTTTACGAACCTGTTGCGGCTAAACTGATTGTAGACCGGATAGAGGATCTTTACAAGAAAACAGGTCAGAATGGTTTCCATTTTGTAGATGAGGCAGCTCCGCCAGCTTTAATGCGCGAGGTAGCCCTCGAAATTATCAGGAGAAAACTTGCGGTAACCTGGTGGACGAATATCCGTTTCGAAAAAAGCTTTACCCGCGATTTATGCCTGCTGTTGAAAGCTTCAGGCTGTATTGCAGTTTCGGGTGGACTCGAAGTAGCATCAGATCGTTTATTAAAACTCATTGACAAAGGTGTAACTGTAGAGCAGGTGGCAAGGGTAACCCGGAACTTTACCGAGGCAGGCATTATGGTACACGCTTATTTAATGTATGGTTATCCTACACAAACAGTACAGGAAACGGTTGATAGCCTGGAGATGGTGCGCCAGCTTTTTGAGGCAGGTGTGTTGCAATCGGGTTTCTGGCACCAGTTTGCGATGACAGCGCATAGCCCTGTAGGGATGTATCCTGAGAAATTTGGGGTAGTAAAGGAAACGGAAACAATCGGTACTTTTGCCAATAACGACATTAATTATATCGATAAAACAGGCATCGACCACAATAAATTCAGTTTCGGCTTAAAGAAATCGTTGTTCAACTTTATGCATGGTATCTGTTTCGATTACGAGCTGCAGGATTGGTTCGATTTTAAGATTCCGAGAACTAAAATACCAGCTGATTTTATTGAAAGGGCCTTAAACGATGATCAAAATTTTAACACCAAGCCTACGGCTAAAGTGGTGTGGATAGGCGGCAAGCCGGAGGTAGATTATTTTACCAAATCGAAAAAGGGGAATACCTGGGAGCTGGCCTCGCTAACTTTTCATGATAAAAAGGAAACCTTTACTGTACAGGCCAATAAAAATGAAGGCGAATGGCTGGCTAATATTTTAACCAAAATCGCTATCTCAAACGAGGGCGTAAGCACTTTTCAGGATATTAAAGCCGATTTTGAGCGTGAAAGGGAAAACTTCGAATTGTTCTGGTATTCGAAACCCATAAATACATTGCGGGAATACGGTTTATTGGTTTTGTAA
- a CDS encoding amidohydrolase family protein gives MKHLYFLSALSLMFLSSNAQEKKWDIEKYQGITKNFTLNTDEGTWMNLDVSVDGQEIVFDLLGDIYVMPVTGGVAKLISGGIAWDVQPRFSPNGKYISYTSDKSGGDNIWIMNRDGSGKKQITKESFRLLNNATWTPNSEYIVARKHFTAGRSLGAGEMWMYSINGGDGVQLTKRKNDQQDAGEPNVSPDGKYVYFSEDVSPGPNFEYSKDPNGTIYAIRQLDLTTGKLNTLINEQGGACRPQASPDGNLIAFVKRVRLKSTLYVQNLKTGEEWPVSEELSHDQQETWAIFGVYPNFAWTPDSKSLIYYAKGKIRKTEIGTLINSTIPFQANTIQTVQKALHFEQQVFSNEFSAKMLRQLTTSPDGKTIVFNAAGYLYKQELPAGTPERLTNGLDFEFEPAFSPDGKYVVYTTWSDELRGAIKRTDYKSGKTITLSDEKGFYYSPQYSTKGDKIVFRKGSGNDVLGYNYGRGTGIFMMAANGGAKTLVSENGIRPQFNNTDTRIYFQSYADGKKALKSIDLNGANERTHFTSQYANQFVISPDNKWVAFNELFNVYITPMINIGTAQDASAGNKAIPVTKVTTDGGTYIQWSADSKTLHWTLGPQYYSIDVNNAFNFDGNTPKTQATSIDINLVLKSDIPTGIVALKGARIISMKGEEVIENGTILTDGNKITAIGKVDAVTIPANAKVIDVNGKTIMPGIIDVHAHLRTSPDGVTPQNDWSYMANLAFGVTTSHDPSSNTEMVFSQSEMIKAGRMVGPRVYSTGSILYGADGDFKVVINSLDDAMANLRRLKAVGAFSVKSYNQPRREQRQQILEAARQLKMEVVPEGGSTFFTNMNMVADGHTGIEHSIPVLPVYKDVTTLWNNTEVGYTPTLIVAYGGQWGENYWYDRTNVWENEKLMTYTPRSIIDARARRRTTSEYSDYNHIDIAKATKQIADGGTKVNLGAHGQIQGLGAHWELWMLVQGGFTPLQAIKAATLNGAHYLGMDKEIGSLEVGKLADMVIMDANPLDDIRNSEKIKYVMINGRLYDSATMNEVGTREKLRGKLWFENTRGNGFIIPTGDSETWTFTVPHCD, from the coding sequence GCCCAGGAAAAAAAATGGGACATTGAAAAATACCAGGGAATAACCAAGAACTTTACTTTAAATACCGACGAAGGCACCTGGATGAATCTCGACGTAAGTGTAGACGGACAGGAAATTGTTTTCGATTTATTGGGCGATATTTACGTAATGCCTGTTACAGGTGGTGTAGCCAAACTGATTAGTGGTGGTATTGCCTGGGATGTTCAGCCTCGTTTTAGTCCGAATGGAAAATACATTTCGTATACCAGCGATAAAAGCGGTGGCGATAATATCTGGATCATGAACCGTGATGGATCTGGTAAGAAACAGATCACAAAAGAAAGCTTCAGGTTATTGAACAATGCCACCTGGACACCAAACAGTGAATATATTGTAGCCCGTAAACACTTTACAGCAGGCCGTTCGTTGGGTGCAGGCGAAATGTGGATGTACAGCATTAATGGTGGCGATGGAGTACAGTTAACCAAAAGGAAAAACGATCAACAAGATGCAGGCGAGCCGAATGTTTCGCCCGATGGGAAATATGTTTACTTTAGTGAAGATGTAAGTCCTGGCCCAAATTTCGAATACAGCAAAGATCCTAACGGAACGATTTATGCCATCCGTCAGCTGGATTTAACCACAGGTAAACTAAACACCTTAATTAACGAACAAGGTGGCGCATGCAGGCCACAGGCATCGCCCGATGGTAACCTGATTGCTTTTGTTAAACGGGTAAGGTTAAAATCTACTTTATATGTACAAAATCTTAAAACCGGCGAAGAATGGCCGGTAAGCGAAGAATTATCGCACGATCAGCAGGAAACCTGGGCTATTTTTGGGGTTTATCCCAACTTTGCGTGGACACCAGATAGCAAAAGCCTGATCTATTATGCAAAAGGCAAAATCAGGAAAACTGAAATCGGCACATTGATTAACAGTACCATTCCTTTTCAGGCCAATACCATTCAAACGGTTCAAAAAGCTTTACACTTTGAACAACAGGTTTTCAGCAATGAGTTTTCAGCTAAAATGTTGAGGCAGCTTACTACTTCGCCAGATGGAAAAACTATTGTTTTTAATGCTGCAGGGTATTTGTACAAACAGGAATTACCGGCCGGAACTCCTGAACGATTAACCAATGGTTTGGATTTTGAATTCGAACCTGCTTTTAGTCCTGATGGTAAATATGTAGTGTACACCACCTGGAGCGATGAATTGCGCGGTGCCATTAAAAGAACAGACTATAAATCGGGCAAAACCATTACTTTAAGTGATGAAAAAGGCTTTTATTATTCACCTCAATATTCAACCAAGGGCGATAAAATTGTTTTCAGAAAAGGAAGCGGCAACGATGTTTTAGGCTATAATTATGGCCGCGGAACCGGTATTTTTATGATGGCTGCCAATGGAGGTGCCAAAACTTTAGTATCAGAAAATGGCATCCGTCCACAGTTTAACAACACCGATACCCGGATTTATTTCCAGAGTTATGCCGATGGTAAAAAAGCGTTAAAAAGTATTGATTTAAACGGTGCCAATGAACGTACGCATTTCACTTCGCAATATGCAAACCAATTCGTGATCAGCCCTGATAACAAATGGGTAGCTTTTAACGAGTTGTTTAACGTGTACATCACACCGATGATTAATATTGGTACTGCTCAGGATGCTTCAGCAGGAAATAAAGCCATTCCGGTAACCAAAGTTACTACCGATGGTGGTACCTATATTCAGTGGAGCGCCGATAGTAAAACCCTGCACTGGACATTAGGCCCTCAATATTACAGCATTGATGTAAACAACGCTTTCAACTTTGATGGCAATACACCAAAAACCCAGGCTACATCAATCGATATTAATCTGGTGCTTAAATCGGATATACCAACCGGAATTGTAGCTTTAAAAGGCGCCCGTATCATTTCGATGAAAGGTGAAGAAGTAATTGAAAACGGAACGATCCTGACCGATGGTAATAAAATAACCGCCATTGGCAAAGTTGATGCCGTAACCATCCCAGCCAACGCTAAAGTTATTGATGTAAACGGCAAAACAATTATGCCGGGTATTATTGATGTGCATGCGCATTTACGTACCAGCCCAGATGGGGTTACCCCGCAAAACGACTGGAGCTACATGGCCAACCTTGCATTTGGTGTTACCACTTCGCACGATCCTTCGAGCAATACAGAAATGGTTTTTAGCCAGAGCGAAATGATTAAAGCTGGCCGTATGGTTGGGCCAAGAGTATATTCAACAGGTTCTATTTTGTATGGTGCTGACGGCGATTTTAAAGTCGTAATTAATAGCCTGGATGATGCTATGGCCAATTTACGCAGGTTAAAGGCTGTAGGTGCTTTCTCAGTAAAATCGTACAATCAACCTCGTCGCGAGCAACGCCAGCAGATTTTAGAAGCAGCCCGGCAATTAAAAATGGAGGTTGTACCCGAGGGTGGTTCTACTTTCTTTACCAATATGAATATGGTTGCCGATGGTCACACCGGAATTGAACACAGTATCCCAGTTTTACCGGTTTATAAAGATGTAACTACATTATGGAACAATACCGAAGTAGGCTACACTCCTACTTTAATTGTGGCTTATGGTGGTCAGTGGGGTGAAAATTACTGGTACGACAGAACCAATGTTTGGGAAAACGAAAAGTTAATGACCTACACACCACGTTCGATTATTGATGCAAGAGCCCGTCGCCGGACTACATCAGAATACAGTGATTACAACCACATCGATATTGCAAAAGCGACTAAGCAAATTGCAGATGGTGGTACCAAAGTTAATTTAGGTGCACATGGTCAAATTCAGGGCCTTGGTGCACATTGGGAACTTTGGATGCTGGTACAAGGCGGATTCACACCTTTACAGGCCATTAAAGCCGCTACCTTAAATGGCGCGCATTATTTAGGAATGGATAAGGAAATCGGATCATTAGAAGTAGGTAAACTTGCCGATATGGTTATTATGGATGCCAACCCACTTGATGATATCCGCAATTCGGAGAAAATTAAATATGTGATGATTAACGGTCGCCTGTATGATAGTGCAACCATGAACGAAGTAGGTACCAGAGAGAAACTAAGAGGTAAACTGTGGTTCGAAAACACAAGAGGAAACGGCTTTATCATCCCAACCGGAGATTCAGAAACCTGGACTTTCACCGTTCCGCATTGCGATTAA